One part of the Lycium ferocissimum isolate CSIRO_LF1 chromosome 8, AGI_CSIRO_Lferr_CH_V1, whole genome shotgun sequence genome encodes these proteins:
- the LOC132066314 gene encoding DELLA protein RGL1-like, which yields MAVCETKASNTTIFVDHFNAVLSYFSALFDCHGTCMKPEDQNRGIAEGVYFREIIQNVIVSEGEERFHRHSKIGFWRNYFARYGIMETEVSDSSLYQARLLIQRLACNMDKKTENIDDVGIKAIVFSSDYVLEYVYFGFFKHMSGRQPGLPFNTFMILSKMFHFDQPDFDFVSLDDWDFDVIPLQHQSNVEETSKSHEITEPKKKIGSQLPSALKILTDYDTTKTEKKNIINMQTNNECKLSTDEILRLGAEKFIQSFTTAGDQEAYPFSHPFASSFLGLLVEDTRSVALVENLLASAEKVEQKQFDRARGLLNECDKSCSNTGNPIQRLVYYFSQALHERINCETGRDSSKGIGMKRLEHIEHSLMSLDPFMIAAHQRVPLSQVTQFAAVQAIVDHVAKSDKVHIIDLEIGSGMQWTILMQALATHQWESESSLKHIKITALCTKLRHKIDETCERLTSFAESLNLSFSFNIVMVEDIMELKQEDFELDDEESIAIFARYILMRMLARQDKLDSLMRVIKGINPRVMIVIEVEANHNSPVFVDRFVEALFFYGAFFDSLEDCMKDDERSRTATESEYLNQGIRTILANEGEERTIRHVKIDVWRVFFTRHGMEEVELSMSSLYQANLVQKNFSCGSSCTLEMNNNCLPLDGKEPLSIQFLLGNSLDM from the exons ATGGCGGTTTGTGAAACTAAGGCAAGTAATACTACGATTTTCGTTGATCATTTCAATGCAGTACTATCGTACTTTAGTGCTCTTTTTGATTGTCATGGGACGTGTATGAAGCCAGAAGATCAAAATAGAGGGATCGCTGAGGGTGTTTACTTTCGCGAAATAATACAAAATGTGATCGTTAGTGAAGGAGAAGAGAGGTTTCATCGACATTCAAAgattggtttttggagaaactATTTTGCTAGATATGGAATTATGGAAACAGAAGTTAGCGACTCATCGCTGTACCAAGCTAGGTTGTTGATTCAGAG GTTAGCGTGTAACATGGATAAGAAAACAG AAAATATCGATGACGTTGGTATCAAGGCTATTGTTTTTTCAAGTGATTACGTACTTGAATACGTTTATTTTGGTTTCTTTAAG CATATGTCGGGAAGACAGCCAGGGTTGCCTTTCAATACTTTTATGATCTTGAGTAAAATGTTCCATTTTGATCAACCTGACTTTGATTTTGTTAGTCTTGATGACtgggattttgatgttatcccTCTACAACATCAATCCAATGTGGAAGAAACATCGAAATCACATGAGATTACTGAACCAAAGAAGAAAATTGGATCTCAATTGCCTTCAGCACTCAAGATCCTGACTGATTATGACACAACAAAgacagaaaagaaaaacatcatTAATATGCAAACAAATAATGAATGCAAGTTATCTACCGATGAAATCCTTCGTTTGGGTGCTGAGAAGTTCATTCAATCGTTTACTACAGCAGGTGATCAAGAAGCATATCCGTTTAGCCATCCGTTTGCTAGCTCATTTCTTGGCCTTTTGGTGGAAGACACCAGAAGTGTGGCACTCGTCGAAAATCTTCTTGCTTCTGCTGAGAAAGTAGAGCAGAAGCAGTTTGATCGCGCGAGAGGGCTTCTTAATGAGTGTGACAAGTCTTGTTCCAACACTGGAAATCCAATTCAGAGATTGGTATACTATTTTTCTCAAGCACTTCATGAGAGAATTAACTGTGAAACCGGAAGAGATTCATCGAAAGGAATTGGAATGAAGCGATTAGAACATATCGAGCATTCACTGATGAGCTTAGACCCCTTTATGATTGCAGCACATCAAAGAGTACCTCTGTCTCAGGTGACTCAATTTGCTGCTGTTCAAGCCATCGTAGATCATGTAGCAAAATCGGACAAGGTTCATATAATCGATCTCGAGATTGGAAGTGGGATGCAATGGACAATCTTGATGCAAGCTCTTGCAACACATCAATGGGAATCTGAATCATCACTTAAGCATATCAAGATAACTGCTTTATGCACCAAATTAAGGCATAAAATCGATGAAACATGTGAGCGATTAACGAGCTTTGCGGAATCCTTGAACTTGTCCTTCTCCTTCAATATTGTGATGGTCGAAGATATCATGGAACTAAAGCAAGAAGATTTTGAGCTAGATGATGAAGAATCAATTGCTATCTTCGCGCGATACATCCTCATGAGAATGTTAGCCCGACAAGACAAGCTAGATTCTTTGATGAGAGTGATTAAAGGTATTAATCCTCGAGTAATGATCGTTATAGAGGTTGAAGCAAACCATAATTCACCAGTATTCGTGGACCGGTTTGTGGAAGCTCTTTTTTTCTACGGTGCATTTTTTGACTCGTTGGAGGATTGCATGAAGGACGATGAACGAAGCAGGACAGCTACAGAATCAGAATACTTGAACCAAGGGATTAGGACCATTTTGGCAAATGAGGGTGAGGAAAGGACCATCAGACACGTAAAAATAGACGTATGGAGGGTGTTTTTCACGCGACATGGGATGGAGGAAGTGGAGCTGAGCATGTCATCGTTGTATCAGGCAAACCTGGtgcaaaagaatttttcttgTGGGAGTTCTTGCACATTGGAAATGAACAACAATTGTCTACCATTGGATGGAAAGGAACCCCTCTCAATTCAGTTTCTGCTTGGAAATTCTCTTGACATGTAA